One segment of Fimbriiglobus ruber DNA contains the following:
- the truD gene encoding tRNA pseudouridine(13) synthase TruD, whose translation MTTIMPHPALDPPLLTPDLPGVGGRIKVRPEDFEVEEVPSYEPSGEGDHLYLWVEKRDVGPEFLARTIAQRLGTHAGAVGTAGLKDRHAVTRQWVSVPKEVEPRLKHVDGDGIRVLKVSRHNNKLKPGHLRGNTFRLLVRGADATKADALATILDRVKTQGMPNYYGPQRFGRDGGTVDLGFKCLAGTQPKRLRPFVYKFALSAVQSLLFNDYLGRRVTDGLFRTVLSGDVMMKWPFGGLFVAEDVPAEQARFDARETVTGGPMFGSRTFATAGPAAEREAVILRDHKLSPAAFAGFGKLMGGTRRHNLVYLDDLTAAWDPDGLRLAFTLPSGCYATILLREVMKANPDDATGAEEEGGEEE comes from the coding sequence ATGACTACTATCATGCCCCACCCCGCACTCGACCCGCCGTTGCTCACCCCCGACCTGCCCGGCGTCGGCGGGCGGATCAAGGTCCGGCCGGAGGACTTCGAGGTCGAGGAAGTGCCGTCGTACGAGCCGAGCGGCGAGGGCGACCACCTCTACTTGTGGGTCGAGAAGCGAGACGTGGGGCCGGAGTTCCTGGCCCGGACGATCGCCCAGCGGCTCGGGACGCACGCCGGGGCGGTCGGCACCGCCGGGCTCAAGGACCGGCACGCTGTCACTCGGCAGTGGGTGTCGGTGCCCAAGGAGGTCGAGCCACGGCTCAAGCACGTGGACGGCGACGGCATCCGCGTCCTCAAGGTGTCGCGGCACAACAACAAGCTCAAGCCGGGCCACCTGCGGGGGAACACGTTCCGCCTGCTGGTCCGCGGCGCGGACGCGACGAAGGCCGACGCCCTGGCGACGATTCTGGACCGCGTCAAAACGCAGGGGATGCCGAACTACTACGGCCCGCAGCGGTTCGGCCGCGACGGCGGGACGGTCGACCTCGGGTTCAAGTGCCTCGCGGGGACGCAGCCGAAGCGGCTCCGGCCGTTCGTGTACAAGTTCGCTCTGTCGGCGGTGCAGTCGCTCCTGTTCAACGACTACCTCGGCCGCCGCGTGACCGACGGGCTGTTCCGCACGGTGCTATCCGGCGACGTGATGATGAAGTGGCCGTTCGGCGGCCTGTTCGTGGCCGAGGACGTGCCCGCGGAGCAGGCCCGGTTCGACGCCCGGGAGACGGTGACGGGTGGCCCGATGTTCGGCAGCCGGACGTTCGCGACCGCCGGCCCCGCGGCCGAGCGAGAGGCTGTGATCCTCCGCGACCACAAGCTGTCGCCGGCCGCGTTCGCCGGGTTCGGCAAGCTGATGGGCGGCACCCGCCGGCACAATCTCGTTTACCTCGACGACCTGACCGCCGCGTGGGATCCCGACGGTCTCCGCCTCGCGTTCACCCTGCCCTCCGGCTGCTACGCGACGATCCTGCTCCGCGAAGTGATGAAGGCGAACCCGGACGACGCGACGGGGGCCGAGGAAGAGGGCGGCGAAGAGGAGTGA